The Duganella sp. BuS-21 sequence CTGCTGCCGGTGGCGCTGGCCATTTACGAGGAGAGCAGCGTCAGCGGCGCGGCGCGCAAGCTGGGCATGAGCCAGCCGGCAGTCAGCGTGGCCCTCAACAAGCTGCGCAAGGCACTCGGCGACCCGCTGTTCGTACGCACCGTGCACGGCATGGCGCCGACGCCGCGCGCCCTGACCTTGATCGATCCCACGCGCGACATCCTGCAGCGCCTGCGCAACGACGTGCTGGCCAGCGAGCACTTCGACCCATGCACCACTGACCGCCGATTCACCATCGCCCTGTCCGATATCGGCGAGATGACCTTTCTGCCGCGCCTGCTGGACCGGCTGCGGCGCGAAGCGCCCGGCGCCAGCATCAGCTCCGCCACGCTGCCGCCGGCCGAGCTGGTGCTGGCGCTGGAACAGGGCAGTGTCGACCTGGCGGTGGGTTACTTCCCGGACCTGAAGCACCGCAACCTGTTCCAGCAGCGCCTGTTCTCGCACTCCTTCATCTGCCTGCTCAGCGCGAATCATCCCTACCGACAAAAGAAACTCAGCATGAAGCAATTCCTGGAGATGGGCCATGCGGTGGTCAAGGCCGAGGGACGCAGCCAGGAATTGTTCGAACAATTCCTGGTCAAGCAGCAGATCACACGACGCGTGGTGCTGTCGACGCCCCACTTCATGTCGATACCGTTCGTGATCGCCGCCAGCGACCTGGTGGCAACGGTGCCGCGTGCCGTGGGCGAAAGTTTCACCAGGTTGGCCGAGATCCGTCTGGTGGAGCCGCCGGTGACCATCCCCAGCTTCGATCTCAAACAGCACTGGCACCGCAAATACGCCAAGGACGGCGCCAACGCCTGGCTGCGCGGCCTGATCGCCCAGATATTCAGCGACGCGCAATAACTTGCCAACTATCAACTCTGTAGTAATAGTTCCACGGGCAATAATAAAGATAAATATTCAATCATCGCCGCCTCCGGCAGCACCGAACTGGTGTTCGCCGCCCGTCACGACGACAGCTTCTGGCTGCTCGACGACATCAGCGTCTCCGCTGTGCCCGAGCCGGCCACCGTCTTGCTGCTGATCGCCGGCCTTGGCCTGATCGCGCTCCAGCGCCGCCGCAACCCAGCCGCCTGAGGAGCCCGACATGGCCGTCGTTACCGTACCTGGGCCGCGCGTCATCACGCTCGGCAACGCCCTCGCCGCCCAGACCGGCGCCGGCGGCCAATGGGCTACTGCCTGGTCCCTGACCGGCGTTACTGTCAACCTGGCCGAAGCGGCCCAGGCCGTCACGCTCAAGCTGTCCTCGTTCTACGCCGGCGATGACGGCAGCACCTATGCCGAAGGCGCGCGCGTGCGCCTGTTCGACGGCGCCGGCAACCTGGTGGGCGAAACCTACCTCACCGCCAACAGCGTCGGCGGCGAGCAGCTGGTTCAACTGAATTCGGCGCAAGCCTTCCGCTCGGTCGAGATCAGCGCCGGCGCGCGCAAGGCCGACGGCAGTTTCTCCTTCGGCGCCTACCACAACAGCAACGGCAGCTTCGGCAGTGAGATCTACACCGCCGGCACCAGGCACGGCAGCGACTTCCTGCTGGACGCCATCAGTTTCACTTTGGCCCGCCCGGCTGTGGCGGCCGACAGCGACGTCCTCGACGAAGATGCGCCGCTGACCAATTTCGCCAACGTGCTGGTCAACGATACCGACGCCAACGGCGCAGCCTTGAGCGCGGTGCTGGAAACCGCTCCGGCCCACGGCACGCTCACCTTCAACGCCGACGGCAGCTTCAGCTATCAGGTCGAAGCCAATTACAACGGCGCCGATTGCTTCACCTATCGCGCCAGCAACGGCAAGGACTATTCCGTAGCGGCCACCGTCAACCTGACGATCAACGCCGTCAACGACGCGCCCGTCGCGAACAATGACAGCGCCAGCACCAACGAAGACACCGTCGTCACCGGCAATGTGCTGAACGGCAGCGGTGGCGGCCTCGACATCGACGGCGATACGCTGGCGCTCCTCACCACCGGCGCCTTCACCACCACCCTGGGCGCCATCGTCACCCTCAACGCCAACGGCAACTACAGCTACGACCCGACCGGCTCCAGCGCACTGCAAAGCATGGCGGAAGGCGCCACCAGCGTCGACGGCTTCGACTACACCGTGTCGGACGGCCATGGCGGCACCAGCACCGCCCACCTCGCCGTCACCGTGCAAGGCCGCGAAGAGGCCGGCGGCGCCGTTCTGTTGCCGAGCGTGGAGCCGGGCAGCGAGTTGAACTACTTTATGCGCTACACCACCGCCAGCGGCGCCAGCGCATGGGTGGAGATCGATGCCTTGACACTGGGCATGTCCTCCGAAATCACCGCCGGCAAGGCCGGCTCCCAGCTCGGCAAAGCGACAGCGGACGATGTCGTACTCAATCTCGGCGGTAGCAAGGCGGTCGGCGAGCTGACCTCACGCCTACTGACCGGGACCACCGTCCACAGCGTGGAAGTCAAAGCCTACCTTGGCGACGGCAAGGGCAAGCTGCTGGTGCAAGAGTACAAATTCACCGATGCGCTGGTCACTTCGGCCCAGAGCGCAATCGACGTTGAGGGCGGCGCGGATAATACGCTGGCCTTTACCTACCGCACCATGGACCAGGCCCTTACGCCCTATGGTAAGGATGAGCGTCCCGTCACGCCACAAAAATTCAGTTGGGATTTCGTCCAGGGCAACGCCAAGATCGACGGCAACGCCCAGGTAGACCCGGGCGCCGACGCCGTGGTCGGCGGGGCAGCGTCCGACGGTCATCCTGCGCTTGATTACTACATCCACATCGATGGCGTGGACGGCTGGGTTGAACTGAGCAGCTTCATGCTCGGCTACACGGCGGAGGTGTCGTCCACCAAGGGCGGCTCAGCGGCCGCCAAGCCGGTCGCCAGCGAGGTGGCACTGGAGCTGGGCCTGAGCCGGGTATTGAACACCCTGCTCAAAAACGAGTTCACCGGCAACACCGCCACCATCCAGGTCGAGGCCTATCTTCCTGGCGATCAAGGCAGCACCGGCAAGCTGATCGACGAGTACATCTTCACGCCGCAGCTGAGCGTCCCAGAGAATACCGACCTGAGGTACTACCTGCGCTACACCGATGGCGGCACCAGCAAATGGGTACAGATCGACGGTTTCTCCTTCGGCGTCGATGCGGAAGTCGGCATCACCAAGGGCGCGGGCGTGATCGTCGCAAATCCGGTGCAGCAGGCGTTCACGATCCAGCTCGGCACCGGCAAGGCGTTGGCCGACTTCACCCTCAACCTGCTGAACGGCAGCGACATTGGCACCATCGAAATCGAGGCCCATGTACACGGCGTTGATGCCGACCTGGTGGTTCAGGAATACAAGCTGACCAAAGCCTATGTGACTGCGGTGGAGACGGCTGCCAATCTCGAAGGCGCCACCAGCAACACGTTGAGCTTAGCCTACAGTACGGTGGACCATGCGGTGTCGACGATCGGCAACGACGGCAAGCTCACCAAGGCAATCAGCGCCGGCTACGACTTCGTGAAAGAAAGCACCAATCTGCCCTCCCAGGCGCTGGTCGATCCCGGCCTCGACGCTACGCCCAACCAGCTAGCGCCGCAGGTCTCCACCGATGCGCCGCTGGAGTACTACATCCATATCAATGGCGTGGCAGGCTGGGTGGCGCTGAGCAGCTTCAGCCTGGACTAGGAAGCCAACACCATTGTGAACGGCGCCGGTATCGCCATCGGCAAGCCGACGCATTCAGCGTTATCGCTGGAGTTGGGGCTTAACCAGGTGTTGACGACACTGATGAAGAACGAGGTATCGGGCACGCCGTTCACGATGCAGGTGGAGGCCTATGCAAGGCAACACGGCGAGCGCCATCTGGTGGACGAGTACATTTTCAACACGGTCAATACCACGGGTGTCGACAGCCTCGGCAACGGCGCCAACGAGGTCGGCCTGGCTTACGATACGTTTACGCATACACACCTTGCCTACGACGACCGAGGCAGGGTCGATACCGGGAACTCGACCAAAGTCGGCTATGATTTCGCGCACGCCAAGGTGATCGGGGTGCCGGAGGCCAGTCCGGACTTGTTCCCGTAAGGCGCGTCGGGAGGGGTTGACGTCGCTTTTGCCTTGGCGGCAGGCGGCACCCGCGCAACCCGCACACCGCTGCGGCCCAGGGGCCAAGCCACTATCCTGGACCCTGGCGTCCACCCCTTACGTTTGGGGGTACTGCATGCAGCTAACCGAGCGCCTCGCGCAGCAGGCTCGGCACCAACCCCGTCCAGCGCTTGAATGAGCGGCGGAAGTTGGTGGCGTCATGGAATCCCAGATACTGCGCCACTTTTTCGTTGTCATAACCGCGCAGATGAAACAGCTGCATCGCCACATGCGCGCGCACCTGGTCCAGCTCGGCCTGGAAATGGCTGCCGTGCCGCGCCAGGTGCCGCTTCAACGTCGCCGGGCTGATGCCGAACGCTGCCGCACTCCCCTCCAAGGTCGGCCCCAAGCGGATATTCTCCAGCAGATAGTTATATAAGGCCGCCAGCAAGCCCGGCGTCAACGCCTGCGCATCGGCCATCACACCCTGCATCGCCACCGACGCGGCCATGGCATTCCCGCGCGGCCAAGGCCGGTCCAGCCACGCCGCATCGATCAACATCGCATCCAGATGACAATTGAAGCGCAGCGCGCTCCCCAGATGCACCTCATGCTGCTCCACATGCGCCGGCGCGCTGCGGTTGATGCAGAAGCGCCACGGCAAGCGCTCGCCGCCCAGCCAGCGGCACATGGCCGTCACCGCCGTCATGTGCATTTCCACCAGCGCCGGCAACTGGCTCGGCGCACCGAAACTGTCAGTCCAGTACAGCACCGCCTGGCCGCCCTCCTCCACCAGACGCGGCGTCAATAAGGGACATAAGCGCGCATGACCGGCGCACAGAATCTCCAACGCCTGCCGCAGATTCTGCGCCTGCAGCAGTGCATGACTGAGTGCGCCGTAGTGCCCGGGCAGCATCTGCTGTCCCAGCATGAAGCTGGTATCCGGGCTATCTAGCGCGCGCATCACGTTGGACAGCAACGCCAGATATTCACCCGGCGTCAGCACGCAATCGGCGGACGGCATCTGCCAGTCGCGCAGTCCCGTGCCGCGCAGCAGCTGGGCGTCATCGCGGTCCAGCTCGCGACTGCAGGCGTAGTCCAGCACCAGCGCCGGCTGGTGCTGCGCCGGAATGAACGGCTCGCCGATCTGACGATAAGCGATCACGCCGCCATCCCGGCCGCCTTGGCCTCGGCTTGCAGTCCCAAGTCCCGGCTCAGCTGCGCCAACAGTACCTCGGGCGCGGCATCGGCGGCGGCGCTGGCGTGGCGCAGGCTGATGGCGACGCGGCCATCCTTGGCGTGGTGCCGCATCTGCCCGACCATCGAGGACAGATGCCGCGCCATCGCCTCGGCCTCGGCTGCGCTGGCGCCCGGCAGCAGCAGCGCAAAGCGGTCGCCGGCGTAGCGGCACAACAGATCGTCGTTGCGCAGGTTGAGCAGCAGCATGTGGCCGACCGCCTGCAACACGCGATCCCCCTCGCGCTGGCCGAACTGGCGATTGATCGCGTGGAAGCCGTCGATATCCAGCAACACCAGCGCGCAAGGCTGCCCCGGCCGATGCGACTGCTCGTGGCGGATCTGGCGGCGCAGATAATCGGCGTTGGCCAGCTGCGTGATGCGGTCGAAGGCGCGGTGGTCGCGGAACAGCCGCTCGCGTTTTTGCAAATGTTCGTTCAGGCGGAACTGTTCATGACGCCAGTAGTACATGCCGCACGTCAGGCACAACATACCGAGCGGCACCAGCGCCTCCAGCCAATGGCCCCAGCGCGCGGCCTTGCCGATGACGAAGAACTCGTCGAGGCAATCGGCGAACGAGCCGATCATGATCATGGCGATGCCACCGGCCAGCAGCCGCGTGACCAGGCCGCCCGGCCGGCTGCTCAGGGTAAACAGCACCCAGCTGCCCGCCATCACGGCGGTGCCGCCTTCGCTGATGATGTCGGTCCACTTCCACATGGGGAATGGCTTCGGCGTGCCCAGCGTCGCATACAGGAACAGGCAGCCGAGTAGCGCAAGGCCGGAGACGATCAGGGTAAGGCGATGTAATTGCAGCATGGTGTTTGAGCGGACGTGGTGGGTGCGGCCGGAGCTTAGCCTGCGTTTGTGACCCTGGTGTGACAAACGACCACATTGGCGAATATCCAACACTCCTGGGCTGGGAGGTGCAAACAGCTCACCGCGACGCCGCGATCGCCGATAATGCGTCGCCCGCGCCTGTGGCGCTGCTGCAGGCCACAGGTCATTCAAGCTCATCAGGCACTGGCAGGCGTCGTTTCCGGGCCGCAGTGCGAACAGCTGTCATGCAAGTGAAATATTGGCTACCTATCATCCGCCCCGTTCTCTCCACTATTGACGGTAACCAATGAAAACCACTGCACACCAGAATTCGACTCCCCGCTTGTCCGCGCTGACCATCGGCGTGCTGGCCATGCTGGCCGGCTACAGCCCGGCCCAAGCCCAGAGCAGCGCACCAGCCGACGCCGGCAACAGCGCCGCCGCCCTGGCCGCCAGCGCCAACAGCGTGATCGTGGCCGGCCAGCGCTCCAGCATGCGCAACGCCATCGCCGCGCAGGAGAAGGCCGACAACATCGTCAGCGTCATCAGCAGCGACGACATCGGCGGCCTGCCGGACAAGAACGCCGCCGAAGCCCTGGCCCGCCTGCCGGGCGTGTCCGTGCAGCGCGACCAGGGTGAAGGCCGCTACGTCAGCGTGCGCGGCCTGGGCCCGGACCTGAACGCCGTCACCATCAACGGCGCGCTGGTGCC is a genomic window containing:
- a CDS encoding diguanylate cyclase, with product MLQLHRLTLIVSGLALLGCLFLYATLGTPKPFPMWKWTDIISEGGTAVMAGSWVLFTLSSRPGGLVTRLLAGGIAMIMIGSFADCLDEFFVIGKAARWGHWLEALVPLGMLCLTCGMYYWRHEQFRLNEHLQKRERLFRDHRAFDRITQLANADYLRRQIRHEQSHRPGQPCALVLLDIDGFHAINRQFGQREGDRVLQAVGHMLLLNLRNDDLLCRYAGDRFALLLPGASAAEAEAMARHLSSMVGQMRHHAKDGRVAISLRHASAAADAAPEVLLAQLSRDLGLQAEAKAAGMAA
- a CDS encoding AraC family transcriptional regulator; amino-acid sequence: MIAYRQIGEPFIPAQHQPALVLDYACSRELDRDDAQLLRGTGLRDWQMPSADCVLTPGEYLALLSNVMRALDSPDTSFMLGQQMLPGHYGALSHALLQAQNLRQALEILCAGHARLCPLLTPRLVEEGGQAVLYWTDSFGAPSQLPALVEMHMTAVTAMCRWLGGERLPWRFCINRSAPAHVEQHEVHLGSALRFNCHLDAMLIDAAWLDRPWPRGNAMAASVAMQGVMADAQALTPGLLAALYNYLLENIRLGPTLEGSAAAFGISPATLKRHLARHGSHFQAELDQVRAHVAMQLFHLRGYDNEKVAQYLGFHDATNFRRSFKRWTGLVPSLLREALG
- a CDS encoding Ig-like domain-containing protein, coding for MAVVTVPGPRVITLGNALAAQTGAGGQWATAWSLTGVTVNLAEAAQAVTLKLSSFYAGDDGSTYAEGARVRLFDGAGNLVGETYLTANSVGGEQLVQLNSAQAFRSVEISAGARKADGSFSFGAYHNSNGSFGSEIYTAGTRHGSDFLLDAISFTLARPAVAADSDVLDEDAPLTNFANVLVNDTDANGAALSAVLETAPAHGTLTFNADGSFSYQVEANYNGADCFTYRASNGKDYSVAATVNLTINAVNDAPVANNDSASTNEDTVVTGNVLNGSGGGLDIDGDTLALLTTGAFTTTLGAIVTLNANGNYSYDPTGSSALQSMAEGATSVDGFDYTVSDGHGGTSTAHLAVTVQGREEAGGAVLLPSVEPGSELNYFMRYTTASGASAWVEIDALTLGMSSEITAGKAGSQLGKATADDVVLNLGGSKAVGELTSRLLTGTTVHSVEVKAYLGDGKGKLLVQEYKFTDALVTSAQSAIDVEGGADNTLAFTYRTMDQALTPYGKDERPVTPQKFSWDFVQGNAKIDGNAQVDPGADAVVGGAASDGHPALDYYIHIDGVDGWVELSSFMLGYTAEVSSTKGGSAAAKPVASEVALELGLSRVLNTLLKNEFTGNTATIQVEAYLPGDQGSTGKLIDEYIFTPQLSVPENTDLRYYLRYTDGGTSKWVQIDGFSFGVDAEVGITKGAGVIVANPVQQAFTIQLGTGKALADFTLNLLNGSDIGTIEIEAHVHGVDADLVVQEYKLTKAYVTAVETAANLEGATSNTLSLAYSTVDHAVSTIGNDGKLTKAISAGYDFVKESTNLPSQALVDPGLDATPNQLAPQVSTDAPLEYYIHINGVAGWVALSSFSLD
- a CDS encoding PEP-CTERM sorting domain-containing protein yields the protein MFAARHDDSFWLLDDISVSAVPEPATVLLLIAGLGLIALQRRRNPAA
- a CDS encoding LysR family transcriptional regulator, which codes for MAGFDLNLLPVALAIYEESSVSGAARKLGMSQPAVSVALNKLRKALGDPLFVRTVHGMAPTPRALTLIDPTRDILQRLRNDVLASEHFDPCTTDRRFTIALSDIGEMTFLPRLLDRLRREAPGASISSATLPPAELVLALEQGSVDLAVGYFPDLKHRNLFQQRLFSHSFICLLSANHPYRQKKLSMKQFLEMGHAVVKAEGRSQELFEQFLVKQQITRRVVLSTPHFMSIPFVIAASDLVATVPRAVGESFTRLAEIRLVEPPVTIPSFDLKQHWHRKYAKDGANAWLRGLIAQIFSDAQ